TTTTGACTTTCTCGCTACTGAGCGACTTCTCCTTCCCCCGTTGTCGGTCGAGGACACGGATGCCTTGGTGGCGGTCTACAGCGATCCGCAGGTCCCTCGGTATGTCGGGGGCGATCGACTTACTCCAGAAGCGATCGGCCTTCAAGTGGCCGATTTCACCCACGAGTGGCAAGAACGCGGCTACGGGCAGAGCGCAGTCATTCGCCGCGAGAACGGGCGGTTTTTGGGTCGCATCGGACTGCACTTCTGGCCCAACTGGGGAGAGACCGAACTCGGTTACGTCCTCTCCCGCGAGGCCCAGGGTCAAGGACTCGCTACCGAAGGGTGTCGAGCCTGGATCGACTGGGCGAGAAGGGACCGCACCATCCGTTCGCTCATCGCCAACATTCACCCGGAGAACACGGCCTCGATTCACCTGGCCACCAAGCTGGGCTTCACCTTCGACAGGAACGATCAGACGCCGTCCGGCGTCCCGACCCTGATATTCCGGCTCGACGTGTGACCAGCAGGTCACAGGTGTACCACGAGTCTATGGACCTATCGATTAGCGGGATGATCTGAGAGCTGCTCAATGGCGCGGCGACTACCCCTACGGGACAGTTACCGTAGTCGCATAGTCTGCTCAGGCAGTCTTCTGTGTAAGTTCAGTCGCGCGAAGGTGAGGGACGTCATGAGACAGTCTAGACAACCGCGGGCTGACCCCAAGCCGTTGCCGCCCACAGTGTCCATTTACCAGAATCCTGACTACGTGGAAGGCATCCTCCAGCAGACGTATGGACAGCCGCTGCTGACGGAGTTCGCCAACGAGGCCCGCAGCGAGCACGGGAATTCGCAGGACACGACCGCGGGTGGGAAGGCCAAGGTGGGCCTGGCTGCGAAATTCCCTGGCTTGTTCGCTGGTGACGCAGCCGTGGAGGCCGACTATGAGAGACGGCTTGGAAGCCAGCAGTTGACAGGCAGCACGGCGACGTCAAGAGCTCACTACACCCAGCCGTACTACCTGCACGTCGTTCGGTCCGTGCTCGGCCAGACCGGCCTGATCCAAGATGTAAAAGGTAGAGCCGACGCAGCCAACTTGCGACCAGGTGAGTTTGTCGAGTTTTCAGCATCATTCACGCCGAGCCAGGTCGTCGCATTGCTCGACATCGTCACGCCGGACTTGGTGGAGCAGATCGTCCGAAGGAACGGGTTCACAGAGGGTATGCGCTCCTTCTAGGGCGGTACCGTGGAGAAGGTGCAGGAGTTCAAACTGCGCCTCGACGGGGACATGGACACTTGGGGTGCGATAGGACGATCGGCGACGGAGGCGGTGCGAGCCGATTTCCGCAGCGCGAAGACTCGTGAGTTCTACGGGCAGATCGGGGAAGGCGACGACCTGCTCACGTTTATCACTATGTGCGATGTCGAGCACTTCGTTGTGGAAGACGAGGATCGTATCCTTGACGGCCATTTCACTGTGCTCGGGAAGGTAGCTGGACCGCTGATGCAGGATGAACCGATCCTGTCGCGGAACAAGGTACTGGAGAGGATGCGTCCCGAGGCTGTGGATGAGCTGGTGCGGGTCATGAACGAGTCCGTGCAGGAGCAGACTGAGAAGATTAGCGCGCTGACTCAGGCCGATGATGAGGAGACGAGCGAATCGGCTGCAGCAGCCGATCGAGTGGACCTCGATGGCGACGGGGACGAGGGGCATGACGAGGACGACGGCATGGCTGCGGCCGACCTGTTCAACTTCACTCTCGACTCACGAGTTGCGGGGGCGTCCGTGCGGGTCATACCTGTTGCCGTCTACCTTTGATCGGAATGCACAGCTGACGGTTGTTGCGCAACCCCCCGTGCTGATTGCTGCGTGGTGAAGTCATGCTCGTCTCGGTTGAGGAACCTCTTGCGGGCGGTCAGATGGCCGGGGCCTCGCCTGGGGCATTTCCTCAGGCGAGGCCACTCCGACGTAGCGAGGAACCGACGGATCTTGCCCGCGCACTGATCCGCCATTCCGGACGGTGGTCTACCGCCGTCCCGATTTTCGTTATACGATATTCGTATGGTGAGCGAGGAGCAGATCCAGCGTTGGGCCGACGAAGCCGAGGCCGGGTACGACATCGAAGAGTTGAAGCGTCGCGGGCGTGGACGCCCGGGGCGTGGTGCCGAGCCGATGCAGGTTGTGGCGGTGCGGCTGACGGCTGAGGAGGTCGCTGCGCTGGATGCGGTGGCCGAGCGGGAGCACCTGTCGCGTTCCGAGGCGATCCGGCGGGCGCTGGGTAACTTCGCCGCGTGAAGGTTCATCACAGCGCGCTCAAACATGGGGTATTGAGCGAGGACGCGGTGCAGGCCGCCAACTGGTCGCAGTGGATCGAGCCGCTTGAGAATGACGACTGGCCGCATCGTGAACTGCGGCTCGGGTTCGACACGCAAGCGCGGCTGCTGGAGATCGTCGTGCTGACCTTCGACGACGGTGATGAGTTGGTGATCCACGCCATGCCAGCGCGCAAGCAGTACTGGGAGCTCCTACCGTGACGCCCCGCGCGCAGGCCAGGGCAGTCTGAGGAACTGACGCGAGTCGCGGAGGATCACCAGCAGCCGAACCCAGACCGGACGCCTTTAGTCGATGGGAACGTCCGCAGCGCCGGTGTCCCGGTGGGGTGTCGGATACGGGACGACCGGCGCTACGGCCGGATCAACGCCTCGAAGTCGCCTTCGTGGTCTGAGCCTTGGCTGCGATCCGTTGGCGTTCGATGGCCCGGTAGACGGTGGAGCGACCCACGCTAAACAGGTCGGCGACCTCGGCGGTGCTGTACTCGCCGCTGCTCACCAAGGACACCAGGTGGGCTTCCTGCTTTCGGGTGAGCTTCGGTTGCTTTCCACGCAGCCGTCCTTTGGCCTTGGCGACCTTCATGCCCTCGACGGTGCGAAGCCTGATGAGGTCAGACTCGAACTCAGCGACCATCGCGAGAACGTTGAACAGCAGCCGCCCGACAGCATCGGTGGGGTCATAGACCGACCCGCCGAGCGAGAGGCTGATCTGCCGGGAGGTGAGCTCATCAGCGATCGCCCGGGCATCCGGTAAGGACCTGGCCAAGCGGTCGAGCTTGGTGACGACCAGGGTGTCGCCGGCCCGGCAGGCAGCGAGTGCTTCGCGCAGCCCAGGGCGCTCTCGGTTGGTGCCGGTCAGGCCGTGGTCGACGTAGATCCGCTCGGTCTGGACCCCGAGGTTGCCCAGGGCGTCACGTTGAGCGGTGAGATCTTGTTGATCGGTGGAGCATCGGGCGTACCCGACAAGCAGTGCGCTCATGGCGCACCTCCAATGAGATGGATCAGGCCAGACCACAGGACGCAGCCGGCTCCGACATCGGACAACGTCCGACCTCATCAGCAGGCACCTCGATCCCGTCACCCGCAACATCGCCCGCCCCCACTAACCGATCCGACGAACGAGATCCCTGAGGGGCCCTCAGATGTCGTCCAGTAGCGGCGCCAGCTGATTGTCAACGATGTCGCGGATCAGATCCGGGTTGACCCGAAAGTACTCATGGACAACCACGTTGCGGAGACCGGCTATCGAGGCCCACGGCGTGTCGGGGTGTTCCTGCCTGAAGTCCTCGGGCAGGGACTTCACTGCCTCGCCGACAACGGCCAGGTTGCGGAGCACGGCGTCGTACGCCATCGAGCCCAACTCTGCCGAATCGAGATGGTCGCGGTAGGCGATGCATCGCGAGATTGCGGCCCGAATGTCTTCCAGGCGCTGCGCCTCCGAGCGGCTCACACTGCAACCGCGTCTGCGAGCGCAGTAGTGGAGACCTCGTCGCGCAAGAGCGTTGCCGCAACGACATCAACTCGGACGCCAAGCAGCTCACTCAGTTCCTCGGCGAGCCCGGCCACACGCAGCAGCTCGTTACCGTCCCCTGCGGTCAGGTCGACGAGAAGATCCAGATCGCTGTCCTCTTCGGCATCGCCGCGCGCCACCGACCCAAAGAGACGTGGGTTGGTGGCGCTGTACCGTTCCAGCACGTCAACAACGCGACTCTCATGCTGCGTGAGGGCAGCACGGAGTCTCAGCGACGCGGCGGTCAGTTCACTCATAGGTCAAGGGTACCGAGAGACACTTCATCCAGGTCTCTCTTGTCGAGGTACTGCCCCCTGGAGCGACGTCACCGACCTGTTCGCATGGGGATCGTCTCCCGGGACGCGCGCCCAACCGAGAACGACGGTTCTTCGGTGGGCTCTGTCGCCATTCGAGCACGGGGCCCACCGAGGAGTAGCTTGAGGCGGCGCTCGACTTGGTCTGACACGAGTCGCTGATCCGGACGCGGATCGTCCGGTAACGGTTCTACGGTGGGTCCATGAGTATCGAGACGAGCGCCGACGCGACGTTCGAGGTCATTCCTCTGACTGTCGAGACCTGGCCGGCTTTCGACGCCCTCGTGCAGCGCCACAACGGGATCTTCGGCGGCTGCTGGTGCATCTGGTTCCATCCAGACGGCCCCGAGCGCGGGCAGGGGGCCGAGGCCAACCGGGAGCTGAAGAAGCAGTACGTCGAGGCCGGCGCAGCCCACGCGGCGCTCGTCATGGACGGCGACGAGGCGATCGGGTGGGCGGAGTTCGGCACGCCGACCGAGCTGCCCACCCTCCACCATCGCAAGCAGTACGACGCCGAGAAGGACCAAGATCCCGACTACCGGATCACCTGTGTCTTCGTCGACCGGAGGTACCGCCGCCGAGGCGTCACCGAGATCGCGATCCGCGGCGCCCTC
The DNA window shown above is from Janibacter sp. A1S7 and carries:
- a CDS encoding GNAT family N-acetyltransferase codes for the protein MSSFDFLATERLLLPPLSVEDTDALVAVYSDPQVPRYVGGDRLTPEAIGLQVADFTHEWQERGYGQSAVIRRENGRFLGRIGLHFWPNWGETELGYVLSREAQGQGLATEGCRAWIDWARRDRTIRSLIANIHPENTASIHLATKLGFTFDRNDQTPSGVPTLIFRLDV
- a CDS encoding DUF6414 family protein, whose product is MRQSRQPRADPKPLPPTVSIYQNPDYVEGILQQTYGQPLLTEFANEARSEHGNSQDTTAGGKAKVGLAAKFPGLFAGDAAVEADYERRLGSQQLTGSTATSRAHYTQPYYLHVVRSVLGQTGLIQDVKGRADAANLRPGEFVEFSASFTPSQVVALLDIVTPDLVEQIVRRNGFTEGMRSF
- a CDS encoding ribbon-helix-helix protein, CopG family, giving the protein MVSEEQIQRWADEAEAGYDIEELKRRGRGRPGRGAEPMQVVAVRLTAEEVAALDAVAEREHLSRSEAIRRALGNFAA
- a CDS encoding toxin; amino-acid sequence: MKVHHSALKHGVLSEDAVQAANWSQWIEPLENDDWPHRELRLGFDTQARLLEIVVLTFDDGDELVIHAMPARKQYWELLP
- a CDS encoding recombinase family protein, translating into MSALLVGYARCSTDQQDLTAQRDALGNLGVQTERIYVDHGLTGTNRERPGLREALAACRAGDTLVVTKLDRLARSLPDARAIADELTSRQISLSLGGSVYDPTDAVGRLLFNVLAMVAEFESDLIRLRTVEGMKVAKAKGRLRGKQPKLTRKQEAHLVSLVSSGEYSTAEVADLFSVGRSTVYRAIERQRIAAKAQTTKATSRR
- a CDS encoding DUF86 domain-containing protein, which codes for MSRSEAQRLEDIRAAISRCIAYRDHLDSAELGSMAYDAVLRNLAVVGEAVKSLPEDFRQEHPDTPWASIAGLRNVVVHEYFRVNPDLIRDIVDNQLAPLLDDI
- a CDS encoding nucleotidyltransferase family protein — its product is MSELTAASLRLRAALTQHESRVVDVLERYSATNPRLFGSVARGDAEEDSDLDLLVDLTAGDGNELLRVAGLAEELSELLGVRVDVVAATLLRDEVSTTALADAVAV
- a CDS encoding GNAT family N-acetyltransferase, which translates into the protein MSIETSADATFEVIPLTVETWPAFDALVQRHNGIFGGCWCIWFHPDGPERGQGAEANRELKKQYVEAGAAHAALVMDGDEAIGWAEFGTPTELPTLHHRKQYDAEKDQDPDYRITCVFVDRRYRRRGVTEIAIRGALDLIAQAGGGVVEAYPHDLTHQTKKMSSSFLYNGTRRLYERLGFSYVRPKGLKNCVMSIEVAKR